From one Bos javanicus breed banteng chromosome 15, ARS-OSU_banteng_1.0, whole genome shotgun sequence genomic stretch:
- the LOC133260953 gene encoding olfactory receptor 56A4-like — protein sequence MVSSLNHTGTQVTEFLMICFPGMQDTQHWLSLVLAPLLVLALGANFLLLLAIWQEASLHKPMYYLLAILSVLDVILCLTVIPKVLFIFWFDLKPISFMGCFLQMFIMNTFLPMESSTFLVMAYDRYVAICHPLRYPSIITEQFVINAAIFIIFRNLLATLPTPILAARLNYCASNVVENCICANISVAKLSCGDIHVNKLYQFVSVWCLLGSDLVLILVSYCFILSAVMHLQSGDASTKALSTCGSHLILILFFYTLLLVFIFTNKAGKKLSPEVPILLNVLHHLIPPALNPIVYGVRTQEIKQGIIKLFKYQC from the exons ATGGTGTCATCTCTCAACCACACAGGGACCCAGGTGACTGAATTCCTGATGATCTGCTTTCCAGGAATGCAGGATACCCAGCACTGGCTGTCTCTAGTCCTGGCTCCTCTCCTGGTTTTGGCCCTTGGGGCCAACTTTCTGTTATTACTTGCCATCTGGCAGGAGGCATCTCTGCACAAGCCCATGTACTACCTGCTTGCCATCCTTTCTGTGCTGGATGTCATCCTCTGCCTCACAGTCATCCCTAAG GTCCTGTTCATCTTCTGGTTTGACCTGAAGCCCATCAGCTTTATGGGCTGCTTCCTGCAGATGTTCATCATGAATACATTCCTTCCCATGGAATCCTCCACCTTTCTGGTCATGGCTTAtgaccgctacgtggccatctgccacccacTGCGCTATCCATCCATCATCACGGAACAGTTTGTCATCAATGCGGCCATCTTCATCATCTTCCGCAATTTGCTGGCTACGTTGCCTACACCAATTCTGGCTGCGAGACTCAATTACTGTGCCAGCAATGTAGTGGAAAACTGTATCTGTGCCAACATTTCTGTAGCAAAGCTCTCCTGTGGAGATATTCACGTAAATAAGCTCTACCAATTTGTGAGTGTTTGGTGCCTACTGGGTTCTGATCTGGTCCTTATCTTGGTATCCTACTGCTTCATCTTGAGTGCTGTTATGCATTTGCAGTCAGGAGATGCATCCACCAAGGCCTTGAGTACTTGTGGTTCCCATCTCATTCTTATACTTTTCTTCTATACATTGCTGCTAGTCTTCATCTTCACAAATAAGGCAGGGAAAAAATTGTCCCCAGAGGTACCCATTCTTCTCAATGTCTTGCACCATCTCATCCCACCAGCACTGAACCCCATTGTTTATGGAGTACGAACCCAGGAAATCAAGCAAGGGATTATCAAGCTATTCAAGTACCAGTGCTGA
- the LOC133261229 gene encoding olfactory receptor 56A4 has protein sequence MGLPSNYTTAPVSEFLLICFPNYQSWQHWLSLPLTLLFLLAMGANATLLVTIRLEASLHEPMYYLLSLLSLLDMVLCLTVIPKVLAIFWFDNKAISFSGCFFQMFIMNCFLTMESCTFMVMAYDRYVAICHPLRYPSIITDQFVARAAIFVVARNGLLTMPIPILSSRLRYCAENIIKNCICTNLSVSKLSCDDITFNRLYQFVAGWTLLGSDLFLIILSYSFILKAVLRIKAEGAAAKALSTCGSHFILILFFSTVLLVLVITNLARKKIPPDVPILLNILHHLIPPALNPIVYGVRTKEIKQGIQKLLRRL, from the coding sequence ATGGGATTACCCAGCAACTACACCACTGCTCCAGTCTCCGAATTCCTCCTCATCTGCTTCCCTAACTACCAGAGCTGGCAGCATTGGCTGTCCCTGCCCctcactctcctcttcctcctggccATGGGGGCCAATGCCACCCTCCTGGTCACCATCCGGCTGGAGGCCTCTCTGCATGAGCCCATGTACTACCTGCTCAGCCTCCTCTCCCTGCTGGACATGGTGCTCTGCCTCACTGTCATCCCCAAGGTCCTGGCCATCTTCTGGTTTGACAATAAAGCCATCAGTTTCTCAGGCTGCTTCTTCCAGATGTTCATCATGAATTGCTTCCTGACCATGGAGTCCTGCACATTCATggtcatggcctatgaccgctatgtggccatctgccacccaTTAAGGTACCCGTCCATTATCACTGACCAATTTGTAGCTAGGGCTGCCATCTTTGTTGTGGCCCGGAATGGCCTTCTTACTATGCCTATCCCCATACTTTCTTCCCGACTGAGATACTGTGCAGAGAACATCATCAAGAACTGCATCTGCACTAACCTGTCTGTGTCCAAACTCTCCTGTGATGACATCACCTTCAATCGGCTCTACCAGTTTGTGGCAGGCTGGACCCTACTGGGCTCTGACCTCTTCCTTATCATTCTCTCCTACTCTTTTATCCTGAAAGCTGTGCTAAGGATTAAAGCTGAGGGAGCTGCTGCCAAGGCCCTGAGCACCTGTGGTTCCCACTTTATCCTCATCCTCTTCTTCAGCACAGTCCTGCTGGTCCTAGTCATCACTAACCTGGCCAGGAAGAAGATTCCCCCAGATGTCCCCATCCTGCTCAACATCCTGCACCACCTCATCCCTCCAGCTCTGAACCCCATTGTTTATGGTGTGAGAACCAAGGAGATCAAGCAGGGAATCCAGAAACTGCTCAGGAGGTTATAA